One stretch of Pararhizobium qamdonense DNA includes these proteins:
- the rpsP gene encoding 30S ribosomal protein S16 — protein sequence MALKIRLARGGSKKRPFYQIVIADVRSPRDGRFLEKVGSWNPMLKKDDAKRVELNVERIQYWISNGALPTDRVLRFLNEAGIATREARVNPTKGLPGKKAVERIAEAKQKAEDAAAAAAE from the coding sequence ATGGCACTGAAAATTCGTCTCGCCCGCGGTGGTTCCAAGAAGCGCCCGTTCTACCAGATCGTTATCGCTGACGTGCGTTCGCCGCGCGACGGCCGTTTCCTGGAAAAGGTCGGCTCGTGGAACCCGATGCTCAAGAAGGACGACGCAAAGCGCGTTGAACTGAATGTCGAGCGCATCCAGTATTGGATCTCGAACGGCGCGCTGCCGACAGACCGCGTCCTGCGCTTCCTCAACGAAGCCGGCATCGCAACCCGCGAAGCACGCGTCAACCCGACCAAGGGCCTGCCGGGCAAGAAGGCTGTCGAGCGCATCGCCGAAGCCAAGCAGAAGGCTGAAGACGCAGCCGCCGCTGCTGCCGAATAA
- the trmD gene encoding tRNA (guanosine(37)-N1)-methyltransferase TrmD — protein sequence MPFHATILTLYPDMFPGHLGQSLSGKALERGQWAIDTLQIRDFAGDKHRTVDDTPAGGGAGMVLRADILAKAIDHASDGDNRPRLLMSPRGKPLTQERVRELAAGPGAIIVCGRFEGVDQRVIDGRELEEVSIGDYILSGGEPAALILLDAIVRILPGVMGNDLSGVHESFEGGLLEHPHYTRPQVFEGEEIPAVLTSGHHGDIAKWREAEARRLTAQRRPDLLRK from the coding sequence TTGCCCTTCCACGCCACCATCCTGACGCTCTATCCGGACATGTTCCCGGGGCATCTCGGCCAGTCGCTGTCCGGCAAGGCGCTCGAGCGTGGTCAATGGGCGATCGATACGCTGCAGATCCGCGATTTTGCTGGAGACAAGCATCGCACCGTCGATGATACGCCCGCCGGTGGCGGCGCGGGCATGGTGCTTCGGGCCGATATTCTGGCAAAAGCGATCGATCACGCGTCAGATGGCGATAACCGTCCCCGGCTGCTGATGAGCCCGCGCGGCAAACCGTTGACGCAGGAACGCGTTCGCGAACTGGCGGCCGGTCCCGGCGCCATCATCGTCTGCGGGCGGTTCGAAGGTGTGGATCAGCGGGTCATCGACGGGCGGGAACTCGAAGAGGTTTCGATCGGCGACTATATTCTCTCCGGCGGCGAACCGGCCGCGCTGATCCTGCTCGACGCCATCGTACGTATTTTACCAGGTGTCATGGGCAATGACCTCTCCGGTGTGCATGAGAGTTTCGAGGGTGGACTGCTGGAGCATCCGCATTATACCCGGCCGCAGGTCTTCGAAGGCGAGGAGATACCGGCGGTGCTCACCTCCGGCCATCATGGCGACATCGCCAAATGGCGCGAGGCGGAAGCACGACGGTTGACGGCGCAGCGCCGGCCGGACCTCCTGCGCAAATAG
- a CDS encoding chorismate mutase: MIDPAVKQELSGYRQSIDNIDAALVHMLAERFRCTKAVGVLKAKYNLPPADPAREEYQIERLRHLARDANLDPDFAEKFLNFIIHEVIRHHEAIAADLKD; the protein is encoded by the coding sequence ATGATTGATCCAGCAGTCAAACAGGAACTCTCGGGCTATCGCCAGTCGATCGACAATATCGACGCGGCGCTCGTGCACATGCTGGCCGAACGTTTCCGCTGCACCAAGGCAGTGGGCGTCCTGAAGGCCAAATACAATTTGCCGCCGGCAGACCCGGCGCGCGAGGAATACCAGATCGAACGCCTGCGCCATCTGGCGCGGGATGCCAATCTGGATCCGGATTTCGCGGAGAAGTTCCTGAACTTCATCATCCACGAAGTCATCCGGCATCATGAAGCCATCGCTGCCGATCTCAAGGATTGA
- the rimM gene encoding ribosome maturation factor RimM (Essential for efficient processing of 16S rRNA) yields the protein MSAGQNKLKNPVHMGTIGGAQGLRGEVRVKSFAEEPTAIGDYGHLHAEDGRTFEVLEVREAKNVVVVRFRGVNDRNAAEALNGLELYVERDNLPDDDLDEDEFFYADLEGLEALDADGKSYGTVTGVFDFGAGDLLELKGPGKRPVLIPFTEWSVLEIDLEAGTMLVDPLAAGLTEDKDEDPTKQFKPKAK from the coding sequence ATGTCGGCTGGCCAAAATAAACTCAAAAATCCTGTCCATATGGGAACGATCGGCGGCGCTCAGGGCCTGCGCGGCGAAGTGCGCGTCAAGTCGTTTGCAGAAGAGCCGACGGCGATCGGTGATTATGGTCATCTGCATGCTGAAGACGGGCGTACGTTCGAGGTCCTGGAAGTGCGCGAGGCGAAGAATGTCGTCGTCGTGCGGTTTCGCGGCGTCAACGACCGCAATGCCGCCGAAGCACTGAACGGGCTGGAGCTTTATGTCGAGCGCGACAACCTGCCGGATGACGATCTGGACGAGGACGAATTCTTCTATGCTGACCTGGAGGGCCTGGAGGCGCTCGATGCCGACGGCAAGAGCTATGGCACTGTGACCGGCGTATTCGACTTTGGCGCTGGCGATCTCCTGGAGCTGAAAGGCCCCGGCAAGCGGCCGGTGCTCATTCCGTTTACCGAATGGTCGGTGCTGGAAATCGATCTGGAAGCCGGCACGATGCTGGTCGATCCGCTTGCCGCCGGCCTGACCGAAGACAAGGACGAGGATCCGACCAAGCAGTTCAAGCCGAAGGCGAAGTAA